The Arachis hypogaea cultivar Tifrunner chromosome 14, arahy.Tifrunner.gnm2.J5K5, whole genome shotgun sequence genome has a segment encoding these proteins:
- the LOC112744451 gene encoding uncharacterized protein isoform X5 translates to MNERKKETGKGRTERVRKGEEGEGDCDWRRRRLAQLPCFSSSPPKGRGRESAVEQNTRRERICVLLLTSHHCHAAVLCEVTAVASSLAVASSLAVVVLGPNPCRRDCGCQKRCCGHQNCLEIAAASSISVQIHCRRREDSAVALAGAPHRRHCHQKPPLRPKSVCHRCCLYGYAVVVIAAVTVTARMPWNFYFLAPIQVQCLYPVLFLHLISSNSNPAATIVITVGKLTLLQIRKKRGLSRLNSTSLANRDTGPDAQK, encoded by the exons atgaatgaaagaaagaaggaaacagGAAAGGGAAGAACGGAGAGGGTGAGAAAAGGGGAAGAGGGAGAGGGAGACTGTGACTGGCGCCGCCGCCGCCTCGCCCAGCTGCCATGCTTCTCGTCGTCGCCGCCGaaggggagagggagagagagcgcCGTCGAACAGAACACGAGAAGGGAGAGGATCTGTGTTCTGTTGTTGACGTCGCACCACTGCCACGCCGCCGTGCTGTGCGAAGTCACCGCCGTCGCCTCGAGCCTCGCCGTCGCCTCGAGCCTCGCCGTCGTCGTCCTCGGCCCGAACCCTTGCCGCCGCGACTGTGGTTGCCAGAAACGGTGTTGTGGCCATCAGAACTGCTTGGAgattgctgctgcttcttctatCTCTGTTCAGATCCACTGCCGTCGCCGGGAAGACTCTGCCGTTGCCCTCGCCGGAGCTCCACACCGCCGCCACTGCCACCAGAAACCGCCACTGAGGCCTAAGTCTGTTTG TCACCGCTGCTGCTTGTATGGCTACGCCGTGGTGGTTATAGCTGCCGTCACAGTCACCGCCCGAATGCCCTGGAATTTCTATTTTCTTGCCCCAATTCAAGTCCAGTGTCTCTATCCTG TGTTGTTCCTGCATTTGATTTCATCAAATTCGAATCCTGCTGCAACCATTGTCATTACCGTAGGAAAATTGACGCTGCTGCAAATTAGGAAGAAAAGGGGATTGTCGCGTTTAAATTCCACGAGTTTGGCTAATCGAG
- the LOC112744451 gene encoding uncharacterized protein isoform X1, whose protein sequence is MNERKKETGKGRTERVRKGEEGEGDCDWRRRRLAQLPCFSSSPPKGRGRESAVEQNTRRERICVLLLTSHHCHAAVLCEVTAVASSLAVASSLAVVVLGPNPCRRDCGCQKRCCGHQNCLEIAAASSISVQIHCRRREDSAVALAGAPHRRHCHQKPPLRPKSVCHRCCLYGYAVVVIAAVTVTARMPWNFYFLAPIQVQCLYPGLTFFPVLFLHLISSNSNPAATIVITVGKLTLLQIRKKRGLSRLNSTSLANRALPFQEPVEAL, encoded by the exons atgaatgaaagaaagaaggaaacagGAAAGGGAAGAACGGAGAGGGTGAGAAAAGGGGAAGAGGGAGAGGGAGACTGTGACTGGCGCCGCCGCCGCCTCGCCCAGCTGCCATGCTTCTCGTCGTCGCCGCCGaaggggagagggagagagagcgcCGTCGAACAGAACACGAGAAGGGAGAGGATCTGTGTTCTGTTGTTGACGTCGCACCACTGCCACGCCGCCGTGCTGTGCGAAGTCACCGCCGTCGCCTCGAGCCTCGCCGTCGCCTCGAGCCTCGCCGTCGTCGTCCTCGGCCCGAACCCTTGCCGCCGCGACTGTGGTTGCCAGAAACGGTGTTGTGGCCATCAGAACTGCTTGGAgattgctgctgcttcttctatCTCTGTTCAGATCCACTGCCGTCGCCGGGAAGACTCTGCCGTTGCCCTCGCCGGAGCTCCACACCGCCGCCACTGCCACCAGAAACCGCCACTGAGGCCTAAGTCTGTTTG TCACCGCTGCTGCTTGTATGGCTACGCCGTGGTGGTTATAGCTGCCGTCACAGTCACCGCCCGAATGCCCTGGAATTTCTATTTTCTTGCCCCAATTCAAGTCCAGTGTCTCTATCCTGGTTTAACCTTTTTCCCTG TGTTGTTCCTGCATTTGATTTCATCAAATTCGAATCCTGCTGCAACCATTGTCATTACCGTAGGAAAATTGACGCTGCTGCAAATTAGGAAGAAAAGGGGATTGTCGCGTTTAAATTCCACGAGTTTGGCTAATCGAG ctttaccttttcaggaaccggttgaagcattatga
- the LOC112744451 gene encoding uncharacterized protein isoform X3: MNERKKETGKGRTERVRKGEEGEGDCDWRRRRLAQLPCFSSSPPKGRGRESAVEQNTRRERICVLLLTSHHCHAAVLCEVTAVASSLAVASSLAVVVLGPNPCRRDCGCQKRCCGHQNCLEIAAASSISVQIHCRRREDSAVALAGAPHRRHCHQKPPLRPKSVCHRCCLYGYAVVVIAAVTVTARMPWNFYFLAPIQVQCLYPGLTFFPVLFLHLISSNSNPAATIVITVGKLTLLQIRKKRGLSRLNSTSLANRDGTITK; this comes from the exons atgaatgaaagaaagaaggaaacagGAAAGGGAAGAACGGAGAGGGTGAGAAAAGGGGAAGAGGGAGAGGGAGACTGTGACTGGCGCCGCCGCCGCCTCGCCCAGCTGCCATGCTTCTCGTCGTCGCCGCCGaaggggagagggagagagagcgcCGTCGAACAGAACACGAGAAGGGAGAGGATCTGTGTTCTGTTGTTGACGTCGCACCACTGCCACGCCGCCGTGCTGTGCGAAGTCACCGCCGTCGCCTCGAGCCTCGCCGTCGCCTCGAGCCTCGCCGTCGTCGTCCTCGGCCCGAACCCTTGCCGCCGCGACTGTGGTTGCCAGAAACGGTGTTGTGGCCATCAGAACTGCTTGGAgattgctgctgcttcttctatCTCTGTTCAGATCCACTGCCGTCGCCGGGAAGACTCTGCCGTTGCCCTCGCCGGAGCTCCACACCGCCGCCACTGCCACCAGAAACCGCCACTGAGGCCTAAGTCTGTTTG TCACCGCTGCTGCTTGTATGGCTACGCCGTGGTGGTTATAGCTGCCGTCACAGTCACCGCCCGAATGCCCTGGAATTTCTATTTTCTTGCCCCAATTCAAGTCCAGTGTCTCTATCCTGGTTTAACCTTTTTCCCTG TGTTGTTCCTGCATTTGATTTCATCAAATTCGAATCCTGCTGCAACCATTGTCATTACCGTAGGAAAATTGACGCTGCTGCAAATTAGGAAGAAAAGGGGATTGTCGCGTTTAAATTCCACGAGTTTGGCTAATCGAG
- the LOC112744451 gene encoding uncharacterized protein isoform X2, with protein sequence MNERKKETGKGRTERVRKGEEGEGDCDWRRRRLAQLPCFSSSPPKGRGRESAVEQNTRRERICVLLLTSHHCHAAVLCEVTAVASSLAVASSLAVVVLGPNPCRRDCGCQKRCCGHQNCLEIAAASSISVQIHCRRREDSAVALAGAPHRRHCHQKPPLRPKSVCHRCCLYGYAVVVIAAVTVTARMPWNFYFLAPIQVQCLYPGLTFFPVLFLHLISSNSNPAATIVITVGKLTLLQIRKKRGLSRLNSTSLANRDTGPDAQK encoded by the exons atgaatgaaagaaagaaggaaacagGAAAGGGAAGAACGGAGAGGGTGAGAAAAGGGGAAGAGGGAGAGGGAGACTGTGACTGGCGCCGCCGCCGCCTCGCCCAGCTGCCATGCTTCTCGTCGTCGCCGCCGaaggggagagggagagagagcgcCGTCGAACAGAACACGAGAAGGGAGAGGATCTGTGTTCTGTTGTTGACGTCGCACCACTGCCACGCCGCCGTGCTGTGCGAAGTCACCGCCGTCGCCTCGAGCCTCGCCGTCGCCTCGAGCCTCGCCGTCGTCGTCCTCGGCCCGAACCCTTGCCGCCGCGACTGTGGTTGCCAGAAACGGTGTTGTGGCCATCAGAACTGCTTGGAgattgctgctgcttcttctatCTCTGTTCAGATCCACTGCCGTCGCCGGGAAGACTCTGCCGTTGCCCTCGCCGGAGCTCCACACCGCCGCCACTGCCACCAGAAACCGCCACTGAGGCCTAAGTCTGTTTG TCACCGCTGCTGCTTGTATGGCTACGCCGTGGTGGTTATAGCTGCCGTCACAGTCACCGCCCGAATGCCCTGGAATTTCTATTTTCTTGCCCCAATTCAAGTCCAGTGTCTCTATCCTGGTTTAACCTTTTTCCCTG TGTTGTTCCTGCATTTGATTTCATCAAATTCGAATCCTGCTGCAACCATTGTCATTACCGTAGGAAAATTGACGCTGCTGCAAATTAGGAAGAAAAGGGGATTGTCGCGTTTAAATTCCACGAGTTTGGCTAATCGAG
- the LOC112744451 gene encoding uncharacterized protein isoform X6, translating into MNERKKETGKGRTERVRKGEEGEGDCDWRRRRLAQLPCFSSSPPKGRGRESAVEQNTRRERICVLLLTSHHCHAAVLCEVTAVASSLAVASSLAVVVLGPNPCRRDCGCQKRCCGHQNCLEIAAASSISVQIHCRRREDSAVALAGAPHRRHCHQKPPLRPKSVCHRCCLYGYAVVVIAAVTVTARMPWNFYFLAPIQVQCLYPVLFLHLISSNSNPAATIVITVGKLTLLQIRKKRGLSRLNSTSLANRDGTITK; encoded by the exons atgaatgaaagaaagaaggaaacagGAAAGGGAAGAACGGAGAGGGTGAGAAAAGGGGAAGAGGGAGAGGGAGACTGTGACTGGCGCCGCCGCCGCCTCGCCCAGCTGCCATGCTTCTCGTCGTCGCCGCCGaaggggagagggagagagagcgcCGTCGAACAGAACACGAGAAGGGAGAGGATCTGTGTTCTGTTGTTGACGTCGCACCACTGCCACGCCGCCGTGCTGTGCGAAGTCACCGCCGTCGCCTCGAGCCTCGCCGTCGCCTCGAGCCTCGCCGTCGTCGTCCTCGGCCCGAACCCTTGCCGCCGCGACTGTGGTTGCCAGAAACGGTGTTGTGGCCATCAGAACTGCTTGGAgattgctgctgcttcttctatCTCTGTTCAGATCCACTGCCGTCGCCGGGAAGACTCTGCCGTTGCCCTCGCCGGAGCTCCACACCGCCGCCACTGCCACCAGAAACCGCCACTGAGGCCTAAGTCTGTTTG TCACCGCTGCTGCTTGTATGGCTACGCCGTGGTGGTTATAGCTGCCGTCACAGTCACCGCCCGAATGCCCTGGAATTTCTATTTTCTTGCCCCAATTCAAGTCCAGTGTCTCTATCCTG TGTTGTTCCTGCATTTGATTTCATCAAATTCGAATCCTGCTGCAACCATTGTCATTACCGTAGGAAAATTGACGCTGCTGCAAATTAGGAAGAAAAGGGGATTGTCGCGTTTAAATTCCACGAGTTTGGCTAATCGAG
- the LOC112744451 gene encoding uncharacterized protein isoform X4, which produces MNERKKETGKGRTERVRKGEEGEGDCDWRRRRLAQLPCFSSSPPKGRGRESAVEQNTRRERICVLLLTSHHCHAAVLCEVTAVASSLAVASSLAVVVLGPNPCRRDCGCQKRCCGHQNCLEIAAASSISVQIHCRRREDSAVALAGAPHRRHCHQKPPLRPKSVCHRCCLYGYAVVVIAAVTVTARMPWNFYFLAPIQVQCLYPVLFLHLISSNSNPAATIVITVGKLTLLQIRKKRGLSRLNSTSLANRALPFQEPVEAL; this is translated from the exons atgaatgaaagaaagaaggaaacagGAAAGGGAAGAACGGAGAGGGTGAGAAAAGGGGAAGAGGGAGAGGGAGACTGTGACTGGCGCCGCCGCCGCCTCGCCCAGCTGCCATGCTTCTCGTCGTCGCCGCCGaaggggagagggagagagagcgcCGTCGAACAGAACACGAGAAGGGAGAGGATCTGTGTTCTGTTGTTGACGTCGCACCACTGCCACGCCGCCGTGCTGTGCGAAGTCACCGCCGTCGCCTCGAGCCTCGCCGTCGCCTCGAGCCTCGCCGTCGTCGTCCTCGGCCCGAACCCTTGCCGCCGCGACTGTGGTTGCCAGAAACGGTGTTGTGGCCATCAGAACTGCTTGGAgattgctgctgcttcttctatCTCTGTTCAGATCCACTGCCGTCGCCGGGAAGACTCTGCCGTTGCCCTCGCCGGAGCTCCACACCGCCGCCACTGCCACCAGAAACCGCCACTGAGGCCTAAGTCTGTTTG TCACCGCTGCTGCTTGTATGGCTACGCCGTGGTGGTTATAGCTGCCGTCACAGTCACCGCCCGAATGCCCTGGAATTTCTATTTTCTTGCCCCAATTCAAGTCCAGTGTCTCTATCCTG TGTTGTTCCTGCATTTGATTTCATCAAATTCGAATCCTGCTGCAACCATTGTCATTACCGTAGGAAAATTGACGCTGCTGCAAATTAGGAAGAAAAGGGGATTGTCGCGTTTAAATTCCACGAGTTTGGCTAATCGAG ctttaccttttcaggaaccggttgaagcattatga